Proteins encoded together in one Anaerococcus murdochii window:
- a CDS encoding helix-turn-helix domain-containing protein produces the protein MAVEKWVSMEEICKHLDSSRDTVKKMVNTQGLPGYKIDRKWKFKISEVDSWVRSKNRVVGAESRGKSDD, from the coding sequence ATGGCAGTAGAAAAATGGGTTTCAATGGAAGAAATTTGTAAACATCTAGACAGTAGTAGAGATACTGTTAAGAAAATGGTTAATACTCAGGGACTTCCTGGATATAAGATAGATAGAAAATGGAAATTTAAAATTAGCGAAGTTGACTCGTGGGTGCGTAGTAAAAATCGAGTTGTTGGTGCAGAAAGTCGAGGTAAATCCGATGATTAA
- the tnpA gene encoding IS200/IS605 family transposase: MVFAPKYRRQVIYRQLIKDIGSILRELCSRKGIKIIEAELCPDHIHMLVEIPPKYSISQIMGYLKGKSSLILFDRHANLKYKYGNRNFWFRGYYVDTVGRNEKKIKEYIQNQLKEDYYADQISIKEYYDPLRERKSNKNK, translated from the coding sequence ATAGTTTTTGCACCAAAATATAGAAGACAAGTAATATACAGGCAATTGATAAAAGACATAGGCAGTATACTTCGCGAATTATGTTCAAGAAAAGGAATAAAAATAATAGAAGCAGAACTATGTCCAGATCATATCCACATGCTTGTAGAAATCCCACCAAAATATTCAATATCACAAATAATGGGATATTTAAAAGGAAAAAGTTCATTAATATTATTTGATAGACATGCCAACCTAAAATATAAATACGGAAACAGAAATTTTTGGTTTAGAGGATATTATGTAGATACAGTAGGCAGAAATGAAAAGAAAATAAAAGAATATATACAAAATCAATTAAAAGAAGATTATTACGCTGACCAAATAAGTATAAAGGAATACTATGACCCGTTACGAGAGAGGAAGTCAAATAAGAACAAATAA
- a CDS encoding DNA cytosine methyltransferase codes for MIKVIDLFAGAGGLSYGFYLTREYELVAAAEINENARETYKQNIAKHSEGFEFINNVIGYDFGALNKRKDNEIDVVIGGPPCQGFSNANRQKNHLISMNNSLVKEYFRAIKQVRPKAFVMENVSMLESDTHRFYDSYKDNNEIEELIAQGFNIPKRIDSLVLADHVFADIDLEQLPQENLAVYDIPFQLKHLLSVLRKNLDNNRRLPNFLTKNTSLIKKLISDYITDNQEATENGTIIMTNKLSLILSALENEKFDDIKADLDYVVNLQKLIEFIREITSNELIGTYDYSEEQGLRFITKSYSVIDYVNAILGNEYIQKGNVFNAEWFGVPQERRRYIVLGIRKDIYHKSGKELDYTNINKSEVIPTVGDAINDLTNYEVGYDKKQNLQPYKINDELSEYAMLMRTGSKGVTNQITTKTTEKALDRFRKIKQGKNFHSLNIEDKDTYSKPERTQNTIYLRLDPNKPSGTVVNVRKSMWIHPTLDRAISVREAARLQSFPDSFVFIGTKDSQYQQVGNAVPPLLAKGIAEILLEYLK; via the coding sequence ATGATTAAGGTTATTGATTTATTTGCTGGTGCGGGTGGCTTAAGCTATGGATTTTATTTAACTAGAGAATATGAACTTGTTGCAGCAGCAGAAATAAACGAGAATGCTAGAGAAACATATAAACAAAATATTGCAAAACATTCAGAAGGGTTTGAATTTATAAACAATGTGATAGGATACGACTTTGGTGCGTTGAATAAAAGAAAAGATAATGAAATAGATGTTGTAATTGGAGGGCCCCCTTGCCAAGGATTTTCCAACGCAAACAGGCAAAAAAATCATCTTATTAGCATGAATAACAGTCTGGTAAAAGAATATTTTAGAGCTATTAAACAAGTAAGACCTAAGGCATTTGTTATGGAAAATGTGAGTATGCTAGAGTCCGATACACACAGATTTTACGATTCATATAAAGATAACAATGAAATTGAAGAATTGATTGCACAAGGATTTAATATTCCGAAGAGAATTGATTCATTGGTACTGGCTGACCATGTGTTTGCCGATATAGATCTAGAACAGTTACCGCAGGAGAATCTAGCAGTATATGATATACCCTTTCAATTGAAACATTTGTTAAGTGTTCTGAGGAAAAACCTAGATAACAATAGGAGACTTCCAAACTTTTTAACGAAAAATACCTCACTTATAAAAAAGTTGATTTCAGATTACATAACTGATAATCAAGAAGCTACGGAAAATGGAACAATAATAATGACGAATAAATTATCGTTAATATTATCAGCCTTAGAAAATGAAAAATTTGATGATATTAAGGCAGATCTTGACTATGTTGTTAATTTGCAAAAACTGATAGAATTCATCCGTGAAATAACAAGTAATGAATTAATAGGAACATATGACTATTCAGAAGAGCAGGGATTAAGATTTATAACCAAATCTTATTCAGTAATTGATTATGTGAATGCAATACTTGGAAATGAATATATACAAAAAGGAAATGTGTTTAATGCAGAGTGGTTTGGCGTTCCGCAAGAACGCAGAAGATATATAGTGCTCGGAATTAGAAAAGACATATACCACAAATCAGGAAAGGAGTTGGACTATACAAATATAAATAAATCGGAAGTGATACCTACGGTTGGAGATGCAATCAACGATTTGACAAATTATGAAGTTGGATATGATAAAAAACAAAATTTACAACCATATAAAATTAATGATGAATTAAGTGAGTACGCAATGCTGATGAGAACAGGCAGTAAGGGAGTAACAAATCAAATTACAACCAAAACAACAGAAAAAGCGTTAGACAGATTTAGAAAAATAAAACAAGGCAAAAATTTTCACAGTCTGAACATTGAGGATAAGGATACTTATTCTAAGCCAGAAAGAACACAGAATACGATTTATTTGCGATTGGATCCAAATAAGCCCAGTGGTACAGTCGTTAACGTCAGAAAATCCATGTGGATTCATCCTACTTTGGATAGAGCAATATCCGTAAGAGAAGCCGCAAGATTGCAATCATTTCCAGATTCATTTGTGTTTATTGGTACAAAAGATTCACAATACCAACAGGTTGGAAATGCTGTTCCACCTCTTTTGGCAAAGGGCATCGCCGAAATATTATTAGAATATTTAAAATAA